tttcacatacaaatataattcttttgaagagcacctaatctacgcaaCCACCTTCTAGGAAAtgttctgtttgaactaggcctcttagtagccaattacaaatcatcatactaatatttgtaagctcttATATagcttcgttgtaacttatctataatttctctctgACATTGTtttggaattggcaatgttgattaatgttccatgagttccatgccgtcatcgctcccagtgctaagtatctcattgtattcttctttttcttcttcttcttcttccctagtggttaatttttcaaaaccaagattttttctttctgaattaatccaatctctgaataatatGGAAATCTCTAGGCTGCCCTCCGCTAATAAATGTCTTTGATCTGCGATTTGAAATCTTGCCGCGCTAAAAGAactctccgatgctactgatgatgcttgaatagccaggatatctcgggccattattgaaagtgttggaaaagccttgccacgctccctccaccatgccaaaagttgtttGTTGCCTTCTTCatctttaatactttccaatccttggttaagataagaatcaagttcatcatcaatagaggaatcaaaacctgttatatcatccataccttcccatagaacttctactctagccttagaagtagaaggaatagtttcaccacctgttgtttccatagatttatatttatcaagcTTTTATCTAgtataagaatatatgttagcttggcagtcttcGAAAGATGGTTGTTTAAAcccaaatacttgaaacttatttTGATTGTGAGAAAATagagagaataatatagatagatagaatgtaagagatttgagagagaatggttgatttttgtgggaaaaaaataaagaaggatgGGGGCTAAAGTGTAATTTAACAAACTTAGGGGTTAAATTAAAAGTTGGgatgggggtgggggtgggggccAAATATGGCTGTTTATAGCCATTGGCCAACGACtctatttcaaaaataaaataaaattttaaataacaCGTGGGACAGACGGGATAGGCGGGATAGGACGAgataaacgggacgaaatggtcATCTCGTCTCATCTCGTGTACCGTTTAATTGGGATAAACGAGACGGTACGGTACGGGATCGGGACGGGCGACAACCTTAATCTCGATATAAAAGCTTACTGTAGTGAGCTTGTCATAACAGCTCTTACACACCTTTTCTTTTGCAAAAATACTATGTAACCTTTAAGAAGCACTAGTGGACATTTATGAAAAAAAGAGGTTATAATTGGCATGAAAAGGTGAAAGTTACTATTGTAAAATAGTGAAGGGAATGGACACCCACAACGTGGGCATCCATTCCACATGAGTATTTACAACAATTGTCGACAAGGATTTTGCATATAACGTTGCTATTGAAGTAATGCAACAAGATGAGCATATTGAACTAAAACTTGTCGATGAATGTAGGCTGAGAAGTGATTGGCCAAAATAGAAGGAAGCAATTCAAACGGAATTGGTTTCTCTTCAAAAACATGAAATTTTCGGACCTATAGTCCGAACACTTGAAGGTGTCAAGCCTGTACGGTACAAATGGACTTTACTAGCTATATTTTCGTATTCAATTGAATTGCGTTGTATAAGAGAGATGTATAGAGAGAATTGGGAGTTTCACGATAAAGGGGGAAAATGTGCAAGTATAATGGTTGGATATTAGCTATGGATGAGAGAGAAAGGTGAATAAAGTAGAAACGATAAAAAATGGATCCCTGTTTAATTTGGTGGGATCTAAAACTTCAAATTATTCTGTTATTAAACGCAGGGAACTTCTGCTAGAAATGTTATAAAACTTGCTATAtttgaaaaagctccaaaaaaGGTGCTAAATAGGTATAAATGACTCTGTAAACTTGACACATACTGTAAAAAATCCCAACTGTGAAGTCACTCATTTGGGTCAGAAGATGGTCAGGCAAATATAGGCCGAAAGGTGTTAAATCTAATTCTATTATACAAACCCAGCCCACTGAAAATAACGAAGCTACTTGTCTGTCTTTAAAGAATTTGCCTCCTTCAGATCACGCCAATACCCAGAAAGCTTCATGTCTTTATCATGATGAAAAACCTCAGAACGCGGTGATCAAGCCCTACAAAGAGAAGGAGCTGAAAATTCTGAAGATTATTGTAATAAAAGATGGTGAGATGGTACGCTGTGTCACTGATAGTGAAGTTCTAGTTGCCTTGTTGACAGACATTGGGTGTAACACAGAAGAACAGACTATCCAAGATGTCAAGGAGATTCCATCTCATGTGGACTTTAGCTATAATAAAGACATTGAAACAAAGAATCCATATAGGTAATGCCAATTAGGGATTGGAGTCTTGTTATTGTTACACTTATATAAGGTCCAGGTATGACTGAGAGAACTTCTAGTTTTAAGAACCCTGCATTCTTTAAAAGACGAACCACTTACCAGTATTAGAATGAAATAGACCCAGTCACCCAAATAGGGTGAACTGTTTGATAGTGACTTCTTTCGTTTGGTAGGGTGACGAAAGGCTACTTCAATCTAGGAAAAGTCGGAAACTCAAGAGGGTAGCCTTTGGAGAAGCGTTTGCCGGTCACCCAAATAAAGCAGAATCATTGTAGCACTTGCTCCAATTAGTTTGAGTTTGAGGTGTAGTTAATTGATTGAATTAGAAAAAAAGGTGAAAACTTGCAAAGATTTGATCATCActtattattatttaatatttattatttaatatttattagTTGTGTTATATTATTTGAGAGAATAAGTGTTTAATGTGATAATCAACTATCACCATTAGTTCCCAAATTATTAAAGTTCATTGTTGTATTTCTaatttgacgagcacaaaacacaacacgaaattgatgctcgctagccaaagatagtatagtaaaattatcgtctccacatagattagatttaaataatgttctagTAATTTCTAATTTAGATGCTATTCATGATGATTAACACTTTGATTGGAATGATTAAGAACTAAAGTTAACTATTAAAATAAAAGCAAATAACCTTGATCACAGAATGACAAGAGTTGAGCAACACAAAATTaatcaatgggagaaataagggtcgtgacaggataggtgcaagatagctattcgggatctaactctagttcaattcactctaatgttctaatgattctcgcgaattcactcgatgattagttcaatcGTATAGccaagactcctctctcgattaaatttgaactctacgaggtgaactaatataaaGCACTGTGAAGGTATGCAATAATATGTTATTGGACTAGTCTTTAGGAAACGTCTCtcaaatattctcctaactttgattaatcaacaattcaacaagctctttcgattacttaaaagaatcattgaattaaacaaaacaaaataatgtAAAGATAATCATacaaaatattcctctttcgattaaacaatTAGGTGAATAAAATTGCATTCAATTCAAAGCCCCATAAACGAATTCTTGCAAATAACTAGAGTTAAAATCtacaaatatcaatcaaaacaCCTTATCCGTCAAACCTTAAAGTAAACTGCTCTATAATCatggagaaagtcatcacaaatagagttaaagaataagaaaacatGAATTCAAGCCAAACTCGGGTGTTGAgttgaggaaagaatgatgaatccTTGTGCCATGCACCGCGCCCAGTGGATTCAGAGGCTCGTTTCTGGCAGGCCAATTCCAATTGCACTGCCGCGCGGCGCCTCCCATGCGGCGCGGTAGTGCAATTTTCTTAGAGTAATTTTTTTCTTCCACCTTTTGATATCCAGATttggttctcgacccccgaacacgatcccagttcaattccttgggcttttactcggaCTTCAAAGCTCCACATTGTTTGATTTAGCTCCTAATTATCTTTTTAACTCGGAATCATTttctgcaaggcataaaacacgtaataagtgcaaatcaccatcatttaagctcaaatacaagtaaagtgcagtaatACCGCTGAACTACAGATTTCTAGCCGACCATTCATAAATATCGACCGAGTTTACTAGAGTTAAATTGTAACAACATTTTTAAGTTGTACCTATGCCTGATAATTTCACTGGGCTTCCTATTCCAATTTCATTATAAGATTCATTTGTCTTATTACTTAACTCATTCAGTTGGAAGTGCTAAATAGAAGTTGGTGTGTCCTTTACTGATGATTTAGCTTGACATCCTGACGATCTAGGTACCAGGCTAAACTTCAGAAGAACTTGATGTACTTAGCCGCAATTGCTGATGCCCAACCACAATCGCCAGCTATTCCAACACAAGTTTGTAGTGTCAACTATCTTAGTTTGTTTACTACTTCTGTGCAGTTTGTTTATAGTGTTTGTGATGACATGCAGATGGCTCCTCATCCTGCAATGCAACAAGGTGGATTTTTCATGCAGCACCCTCAGGCTGCAGCCATGAATCAACAACAGGGTATGTTTACGGCAAAGATGCCACTGCAGTTTAACAACCCCCAGCAAATGCAGGATCAGCAGCATCAACAACTGCAGCGACAGCAGCAAGGTATTCCTCAACAAACGGGTATGCAACTTGGAGGTCTCAACTCCACTCTTGGTGGTGCAAGTAATGGTAGCCAGCTTTCAACTTCAGGCGCTGGGGATGCACGTGGAGGAAACAAGCAAGACAACCCTGATGCTGAGCCTTCGGGAGCTGACGGTCAAGCTAGCTCGGTGACTGGCCAAGGTTCGGAGGAACCCAAGTAATGGACTTTTTAGTAATGTCTGATATGTACACTAAGGGCAGTTGATAGTAGGTTTAGAACTAGTGCTGTATCTTATGGTTTTCATGATGTGCTATTAGAAAGAGGTTTGATTTTATCTTAATCTTAGAACAGTTAGGTAGGTTGTGTTTTCCTGGAGAGTTTTCCTGTTTCTCTTTCGAGTTAACCTCTGTTTTAGTTAGAGGAAAAAGCTTTGTTTAGTTTCCGGTCCAGTGCCTGTAATTCTGTAATAACTTAGAATAGAAAGCCTCTCTGAATCAATTAGACATGGGTTCTAGTGTTGGCTATGAATATGAGTTTTTGTCTCCTCAAAAGTTTTTTATTTCAGGTATCTAAAAGTCTCTGCTTTAGTTGTTCTTGTGAATGTTAAGTATGAATTAGCATGGTCATGAAATTAGAGATTGAATCCTAAACTTAATATTACTAGAGCCTGCAATCTTTGACGAAATTTTCAGAAGTTATTTGAGATTGATACTCAGAGAATACTGATCATGCGATCGAAACAATTTTGCTATTGGCAAAAACAAGGGATTGGATTAGAATGTGGAAGTACACATTCAAttctaaaaattaattaatcaTAGCATAAGCTAATTTTGCGACTGAGGGTTAGA
The DNA window shown above is from Nicotiana tomentosiformis chromosome 8, ASM39032v3, whole genome shotgun sequence and carries:
- the LOC104114063 gene encoding GRF1-interacting factor 3-like isoform X2, with product MQYLDENKTLILAILDNQNLGKLAECAQYQAKLQKNLMYLAAIADAQPQSPAIPTQMAPHPAMQQGGFFMQHPQAAAMNQQQGMFTAKMPLQFNNPQQMQDQQHQQLQRQQQGIPQQTGMQLGGLNSTLGGASNGSQLSTSGAGDARGGNKQDNPDAEPSGADGQASSVTGQGSEEPK
- the LOC104114063 gene encoding GRF1-interacting factor 3-like isoform X1, translating into MQQPPPMIPVMPSFPPNNITTEQIQKYLDENKTLILAILDNQNLGKLAECAQYQAKLQKNLMYLAAIADAQPQSPAIPTQMAPHPAMQQGGFFMQHPQAAAMNQQQGMFTAKMPLQFNNPQQMQDQQHQQLQRQQQGIPQQTGMQLGGLNSTLGGASNGSQLSTSGAGDARGGNKQDNPDAEPSGADGQASSVTGQGSEEPK